Part of the Thiohalophilus sp. genome is shown below.
CCTGCATCATCGGGGTTTCCACTTCCAGAAAGCCGCGCTGGATCAGAAACTCGCGGATATGGCTGATGATCTTCGAGCGGATCTGGAAGGTGGTGCGCGATTCCTCGTTCATGATCAGATCGAGATAGCGCTGGCGATAGCGGGTCTCCTGATCGGAGAGGCCCTTGAACTTTTCCGGCAAGGGGCGCAGGGATTTGGTCAGCAGGCGAACGCTGTCCGCCTTGATGGACAACTCGCCGGTCCTGGTTTTCATCAGCGTGCCTTCGGCGCCGATGATGTCGCCCAGATCCCACTTCTTGAACTGTTCGTTATAGATCCCTTCGGGCAGATCGTCGCGACGCACATAGAGCTGAATGCGACCCGACATATCCTGCACGGTACAGAAGCTCGCCTTGCCCATGATCCGACGCAGCATCATGCGTCCGGCGACACTGACCCGTACCGGGTTGGCCTCCAGCTCCTCGGCGCTCTTCTCGCCGTATTCGGCATGCAGCTCCCCGGCCATCACATTGCGCCGAAAGTCATTAGGAAACGCCACGCCGGACTCGCGTAGCTCGGCCAGCTTGCGCCGGCGTTCCGCGATCAGCTTGTGCTCGTCGACGGGCTGTTCCGGTTGCTGTTCGTTATTATCTGCCATGCGTTATCTCTTTGATCAAAGTTTTCACCACGAAGACACCAAGACACGAAGTAAACATAATTATGTAATTAAATCCCGGTCATGTGACCGTGTTGAGTTTAATGACTGGATTCCGGCATGCGCCGGAATGACGGTTTGTTTACCTCGTTACTCGTAACTCGTCCCTCGGCCCTGTTATTTATAATCCGCTTTTCAGGCTGGCCTCGACGAACTGGTTCAGATCGCCGTCGAGGACGGCCTGGGTGTTGCTGGATTCGACGCCGGTGCGCAGGTCCTTGATGCGGGACTGGTCCAGCACATAGGAGCGGATCTGGCTGCCCCAGCCGATGTCGGATTTGGAATCTTCCAGCGCCTGTCGTTCGGTGGTCTGTTTTTGCAGCTCCATCTCGTACAGCTTGGCCCGGAGCTGGTTCATCGCATGATCTTTATTCTGATGCTGGGAACGCCCGCTCTGGCACTGCACCACGATGCCGGAGGGCATGTGGGTAATGCGCACCGCCGAGTCGGTGCGGTTGACGTGCTGGCCGCCGGCGCCGGAGGCGCGGTAGGTATCGATGCGTAAATCCGCCGGGTTGATATCGACCTCGATCGACTCGTCGACTTCGGGATAAACGAACACCGAGGCAAAGGAGGTGTGACGGCGATTGCCCGAATCGAACGGCGATTTGCGCACCAGCCGATGCACGCCGGTTTCGGTGCGCAGCCAGCCGTAGGCGTATTCACCACTGAACTTGACCGTGGCGCTTTTGATGCCGGCCACTTCGCCTTCGGAGACTTCAATCAGTTCGGTGGTAAAGCCGGCGTTCTCACCCCAGCGCAGGTACATGCGCAACAGGATATTGGCCCAGTCCTGCGCCTCGGTGCCACCGGAGCCGGCCTGGATGTCCATAAAGGCGTTCTTGTCGTCCATCTGCCCGGAGAACATGCGCTGGAATTCGAGCTGTTCGAGGCTTTTTTCCTGGTTGTCGAGATCGGCGATGACCGAGTTGATGGCCTCTTCATCCTGTTCCTCGACCGCCATCTCCAGCAGCTCGTCGGCGTCGTCGAGCCGTTGGGTCAGTGTGGTGATGGTTTCAACGATTTTTTCCAGGCGCGCGCGTTCGCGACCCAGTTCCTGGGCATAGTCAGGCTTGTTCCAGATATCCGGGTCTTCCAGTTCCCGGGTGACCTCGTCCAGCCGTTCGGACTTGATATCGAAGTCAAAGATACCCCCTCAGGGCTTCGAGTCGCCCTTGCATGTCCTTGATACGGGTCTGGATTGCGTTGACTTCCAACATATTGATAAACCACCGGAAAATGTGAGGCACGTATGATACACCAATTCCTGGATCACGACGACAGGGATCTAAACAACTGGTCCAAATTCATGCCCACTTTATACCCTGGCTAATCCTGCAGGTCACGCTGGCGTTAGCCTGCGTGACCCCTCAGCCGATACGCAGATAGGTTCTGGGTCCAGGTGGAGGTGAGGCAATCAGTTGACAGTGAGGCAGGAGCGCCTCCGGCGCGACAGGCCGTGCAACATAGAGACGTCTATCGCGGCGCAGCCGCTCCTACAGATTCGGGTCTTCCTCCCGCGTAACTCGTCCCCTGGTTTTTTTACTAAATTCGTGCCCCCTCATACTCTGGCTCATCATGCAGGTCACGCTGGCGTTAGCCTGCGTGACACCCTGCCGATACGGAGAATGTCAGGTAGCGCGGCGCGCCACCGGACCTACCCCCTCTGCGGAACAGTGATTCAGGCGACAGGACGCAGATAGCGTACCAGCAATTGCAGGTTGCGCTGGCCGCGGTACTCGTTGACGTCCAGCTGATAGACCAGCTCGACCCGATCCACCTCGACCGGCCAGTCGTGGTCCACGTGATTGAAGGCGATCGCGTCGAACAAGCGATCCGGGGCCTCGGGATGGCGCAATACCATTTTCAGATGATGCTCGCCGACGATGCGCCGCTGCACCAGCTCGAACTCGCCATCGAACAGCGGCTCCTCGAAACCCTGCCCCCAGGGGCCGGCCTGGCGGATCGCCTCGGCCAGTTCCAGGGTCATCTCTTCGGCCGCCAGCGGCCCGTCGCTGAAATGCTCACCGCACAGCTCGGCGTCATCCAGGTGGCGACGCACCTCGGCATCGAAGGCGGCGGCAAACGGCTCGAAATTCTCCCGCGGCAGGCTCAGGCCGGCAGCCATGGCATGGCCGCCGAACCGGCTGATCAGATCCGGATGGCGGGTGGCGACGGCATCCAGCGCGTCGCGAATATGCAGCCCGCGCACCGAGCGGGCCGAGCCCTTGATCTCGCCATTGGCGGTAGCCGCGAAGGCGATCACCGGGCGATGCACCTGTTCCTTGACCCGCGAGGCCAGAATCCCGACCACCCCTTCGTGCCAGTTCTCGTCGAACAGGCAGAGCCCGTGCGGCAGGTTCTGCTCGTCCAGCTGCATGGCGTCCAGCAACTGCAGGGCATCCTGCTTCATCGTCGCCTCGACACCGCGCCGCTCGCGATTCAGATTGTCCAGTTGTTGCGCCAGCTCGCGCGCTTTTTGTTCATTCTCCGCCAGCAGGCATTCGATGCCGTGGGACATATCATCCATGCGCCCGGCCGCGTTGAGACGCGGGGCGATAAAAAAACCGATATCGCTGGCGCTCAGCCGCTCGGCCGTCCGCCCGGCCACTTCGATCAACGCGCGAATCCCCGGACGCGCCTGACCGGCGCGCAGCCGCGCCAGCCCCTGCGCCACCAGGATGCGGTTGTTGCGATCCAGCGGCACCAGATCGGCCACCGTGCCCAGCGCGACCAGATCCAGGTACTGCGCCAGGTTGGGTTGTTCAATGCCCTGTTGTTCGAACCAGTCGAGCTCGCGCAATCGCGCGCGCAAGGCCATGAGCAGATAGAACATTACCCCGACGCCGGGCAGTGCCTTGCTGGGAAACGTATCGTCCGGCTGATTGGGATTGAGGATCGCCTCGGCCGCCGGTAATTGCTCGCCGGCCAGGTGATGATCGGTGATTAACACTTTGATGCCCTGCGCGTTGGCCGCCTCCACCCCACTGAGACTGGCAATGCCGTTGTCCACGGTGATGATCAGATCCGGCTGATACTCGCGCGCCACCTCGACAATCTCGGGGGTGAGGCCATAACCGAACTTGAAGCGGTTGGGCACCAGGTAATCGATCTGTTTGAGGCCCATCGCCTGCAAGGCGGCAACGGACAGCGCGGTACTGGTCGCCCCGTCGGCATCGAAGTCCCCGACGATCAAAACCCGTTGCTGTTGTTGCAACGCCTCGATTAACAGATCGACGGCACGATCGATATCCTTGAGCTGTTGATAGGGCAACAGCTTTTGCAACTCGTATTGCAGCTCGTCGGGATCGCGCACTGCCCGCGCGGCAAATACCCGCGCCAGAACCGGATGCAGGTCCGCCGCCAGTGGCGGCAGCTCATCCGGCAACGGGCGGCGCCGGATATGTTGTTCAAGCGCCATCGCTCACCCACTTTGCCAGCGGCCGGCGGCGGCGCCACCAGCGTCGTAACATCTGTTTAGTGAATTGATAGCGCTGGCCGTTGGCCGGCAACAGCGTCAGACGCTGATAACGATTTTTCCGTAATCCTTCCAGCAAGGGTTGCAGCCACAGGTTTTGAAACTGTTCGACGGCACCCACCCAGGCGAAGGGATCCTGCTGGCGCAGGGGTTGCAGGCAATCTTCGATGTCGAGCAGGACCTCGCCATGGCAATCCTGCAGCACTGTCTCGACCGATTCGGGCAAATCCTCGCTGGCGACATCATGAAAGCGGGCCAGCGCGTCGAGCAGCCAGTCGTCAGTATAGACCTGTTGCCAGTGGACAGAGGCTGTATCAGGCTGATGGCCCCCGCCCCACAGCCACAGGCTGTTCACCGTCAGGCGCCCTTCGGCCTCGCGTTGCTGATTGACCGGGTGATCGTACAGCAGCATCTGCACCTCGTTCATCAACCGGTGCCAGTCGGCCGCCGAGTCACCGCGCGGCAGATGGGGATTGATATCCTGCAGAAGAAGTGATGGCAAAGGCGAGGTCTGAAGTCCGGGGGTTTCGGGCAAACTCAGGTACCAGTGATGGGGTTGTCCCATGACCAGCTGCAGGCCGTCCTGGTGAAGATGCCGGTTAATACTGTCGACCAGCTGTTGCGCCTCATCGCTATCCAGACGCAATTCCTGATGACCCCGTAACACGACACTGGTCATATCCACCTGCAGATGAACCGGATCGGCACGCAGGCAATAGTTATCCAGTTGCAGCTGCTGCACCGACTGGCAAACGGCGGCGGCGGGATAATCGCCGGTTGAATCGGGCTCGATACCGAACAGCTGAAACAGGCCGGCGTAAGCGTCGTTAATCGGATCGGGTTTTATATCAGCGCGGGAGAGCGCCTGCTCCAGTACGGTGAAGTCCGGCAACTCGGCAGACGACAGTTGCGACAACACCGGTTGCGGGCCCATCAAGCCGGGGACATAGACTGTTAAATCAAGTCTTGAATCGTCAGTCATAAGTCCTGAATCTCAATTCCCAGTCGGAAGCCTGAAACCCGGGACGCAAGTCGATTTCAGACTTCCGATTTCAGACTGCCGAGTGCTTTATCCCATATTCGCCAGGGATTCGGTGCGTAGAACGCACCCTACAACTGGAAACCGGTTACGTCATGCCGGCAGCATCCAGTCCCGAACCGGGGTGCGCCCTGGATTCCGGCTCAAGGCCGGAATGACGGGAATAAGCTCCCAACACTCAGCACTCAGCACTATTTTATCTGCCGACTGCCAACTGCCATCTGCCAACTTTGTTTTATGCCATATTCGCCAGAATCGCCTTCTTCACTTCTTCGAGTGTGGCGTCCACCGCCTGCACCGGCGTGCTTTGCTGGATCGCAATATCGGGATCTTTCAGACCATGACCGGTCAGGGTGCAGACGATCTTGCTGCCTTCGGGGATCTTGCCACTGGTGATATCGCGCATGGCGCCCGCCAGCGAGGTGGCCGAAGCCGGTTCACAGAATACGCCTTCCTTTTCGGCCAGCAGTTTTTGCGCAGCCAGGATCTCATCGTCGGAACATTCGTCGAACCAGCCTTTGGATTCTTCATGGACTTTCCAGGCCTTGTCCCAGCTTTGCGGATGCCCGATGCGGATCGCGGTGGCAACGGTGTCGGGATCGTCGACCATCTTGCCGCGCATGAACGGCGCGGAGCCGCTGGCCTGGTAACCGACCATGCGTGGCAGGCTGTTGACGATGCCGTTTTCGTGATATTCGCTATAACCCATCCAGTGCGCGGTGATATTGCCGGCGTTGCCGACCGGAATACAGTGAAAGTCCGGGACACTGCCCAGCTCTTCGACAATCTCAAACGCGGCGGTCTTCTGCCCCTGCAAGCGATAGGGGTTGATGGAGTTGACAATGGTTACCGGCGCCTCGGCGCCGACTTCCTTGACCAGTTGCATCCCTTCATCGAAGTTGCCCTTGATCTGGATAACCGTAGCACCGTGCATCATTGCCTGGGCCAGCTTGCCCAGTGCGATCTTGCCGTCGGGAATCAGCACAAACGCGGTAATCCCGGCACGCGCGGCATAGGCCGCCGCTGAAGCCGACGTATTGCCGGTGGAAGCACAGATGATCGCACGGCTGCCCTCTTCCACCGCCTTGGTCACCGCCATGGTCATGCCGCGATCCTTGAACGAACCGGTCGGATTCAGGCCTTCGTACTTGACGTAAATATCCACGTCCTTGCCCAGCGCCCTGGGAATGTTGTTCAGCCGAATCAGCGGCGTATTGCCCTCGCCCAGGCTGATGATGCGGGTGTCATCATGTACCGGCAGGCGGTCGCGGTACTTGTCAATTAAACCGGTATAACGGGTACGAAATGGCATCTTCAAAATTCCTCAATACAGGGCATGTTCAACATTACCCATTTTAAAACAATCGACTTCAAACGCAGAGTTCGCGGAGTCGCAGAGACGCGGAGGAGATAACAATGTTGAGTTCTGAATGTTGAATTTTGAATGACACAAAACATCACTATTCAAAATTCATAATTCAACATTCAAAATTATCTCTTTTGCCTCTGCGTCTCTGCGACCTCCGCGTTAAATTCGTATTCTATGCCTTTAGTGACTCGACGCGGATGCGGGTGACATTGCCTTGAATCGATTTCATGGCCTCGATTTTGGCAATGGCTTCGTTCATTTTACTCTCGCGCACCACGTGAGTCAGCATGATGACGTTGGCCTTGTCGGAGCCTTCACTCGGTTCTTTCTGGATGATCGCCTCAATGCTGATATCGCGCTCGCCCAGGATACGAGTCACTTCAGCCAGCACGCCGGGTTTGTCCTCGGCCTGCAGGCGCAGATAGTAGGCGGTTTCGACCGCCTCCATGTCCAGGATCGGCAGATCGGAGATCGCATCGGGCTGGAAGGCCAGGTGCGGAACGCGGTTTTCGGGATCAGAGGTCAGCACCCGCGCCACATCGACCAGATCGGCCACCACTGCCGAGGCGGTCGGCTCATCACCCGCGCCGGCACCGTAATATAAAGTGGGTCCGACGGCGTCGCCCATCACCAGCACGGCGTTCATCACGCCATCCACATTGGCGATCAGGCGGCGCTCGGGGATCAGGGTCGGATGCACGCGCAGCTCGACCCCCTTGTCGGTGCGCCGGGTCAGGCCCAGATGCTTGATGCGATAACCCAGCTCTTCGGCATAGGCAACATCTTCGCGGGTGATGTTACTGATGCCCTCGGTAT
Proteins encoded:
- the recJ gene encoding single-stranded-DNA-specific exonuclease RecJ; this translates as MALEQHIRRRPLPDELPPLAADLHPVLARVFAARAVRDPDELQYELQKLLPYQQLKDIDRAVDLLIEALQQQQRVLIVGDFDADGATSTALSVAALQAMGLKQIDYLVPNRFKFGYGLTPEIVEVAREYQPDLIITVDNGIASLSGVEAANAQGIKVLITDHHLAGEQLPAAEAILNPNQPDDTFPSKALPGVGVMFYLLMALRARLRELDWFEQQGIEQPNLAQYLDLVALGTVADLVPLDRNNRILVAQGLARLRAGQARPGIRALIEVAGRTAERLSASDIGFFIAPRLNAAGRMDDMSHGIECLLAENEQKARELAQQLDNLNRERRGVEATMKQDALQLLDAMQLDEQNLPHGLCLFDENWHEGVVGILASRVKEQVHRPVIAFAATANGEIKGSARSVRGLHIRDALDAVATRHPDLISRFGGHAMAAGLSLPRENFEPFAAAFDAEVRRHLDDAELCGEHFSDGPLAAEEMTLELAEAIRQAGPWGQGFEEPLFDGEFELVQRRIVGEHHLKMVLRHPEAPDRLFDAIAFNHVDHDWPVEVDRVELVYQLDVNEYRGQRNLQLLVRYLRPVA
- the thrC gene encoding threonine synthase is translated as MPFRTRYTGLIDKYRDRLPVHDDTRIISLGEGNTPLIRLNNIPRALGKDVDIYVKYEGLNPTGSFKDRGMTMAVTKAVEEGSRAIICASTGNTSASAAAYAARAGITAFVLIPDGKIALGKLAQAMMHGATVIQIKGNFDEGMQLVKEVGAEAPVTIVNSINPYRLQGQKTAAFEIVEELGSVPDFHCIPVGNAGNITAHWMGYSEYHENGIVNSLPRMVGYQASGSAPFMRGKMVDDPDTVATAIRIGHPQSWDKAWKVHEESKGWFDECSDDEILAAQKLLAEKEGVFCEPASATSLAGAMRDITSGKIPEGSKIVCTLTGHGLKDPDIAIQQSTPVQAVDATLEEVKKAILANMA
- the prfB gene encoding peptide chain release factor 2 (programmed frameshift); the protein is MLEVNAIQTRIKDMQGRLEALRGYLDFDIKSERLDEVTRELEDPDIWNKPDYAQELGRERARLEKIVETITTLTQRLDDADELLEMAVEEQDEEAINSVIADLDNQEKSLEQLEFQRMFSGQMDDKNAFMDIQAGSGGTEAQDWANILLRMYLRWGENAGFTTELIEVSEGEVAGIKSATVKFSGEYAYGWLRTETGVHRLVRKSPFDSGNRRHTSFASVFVYPEVDESIEVDINPADLRIDTYRASGAGGQHVNRTDSAVRITHMPSGIVVQCQSGRSQHQNKDHAMNQLRAKLYEMELQKQTTERQALEDSKSDIGWGSQIRSYVLDQSRIKDLRTGVESSNTQAVLDGDLNQFVEASLKSGL